A portion of the Juglans microcarpa x Juglans regia isolate MS1-56 chromosome 1D, Jm3101_v1.0, whole genome shotgun sequence genome contains these proteins:
- the LOC121236152 gene encoding putative B3 domain-containing protein At5g66980 has protein sequence MPLFRGRRQPYFPEDGPEFFKVFLPFTCSHEMSIPPAFIKHFTRNTPKKAILIDHTGNSWPVELDQIGQIGSRLCFKCGWQQFASDHCLEFGDFLIFKYNRSNVFKVNIFNKTGCMKYEAEAMGRTLPCLNPEEDSTAEQTCSRLTRGGKRKLLQIGFKTNEEAGERQSFLDPEGPTQRFRFNFRI, from the exons ATGCCGTTGTTTCGAGGACGGAGACAACCCTATTTCCCTGAAGACGGCCCCGAGTTCTTCAAAGTTTTCCTTCCCTTTACCTGCTCTCACGAaatg TCCATACCACCTGCATTTATCAAGCACTTCACTAGAAACACACCAAAGAAGGCCATTCTCATTGATCATACTGGAAACTCTTGGCCTGTTGAACTGGACCAAATTGGCCAAATTGGCAGCCGCTTGTGTTTTAAGTGTGGCTGGCAACAGTTTGCAAGTGATCATTGTCTGGAATTTGGGGactttctaattttcaaatacaataGAAGTAATGTGTTTAAAGTCAATATATTCAATAAAACTGGATGCATGAAGTACGAAGCTGAAGCTATGGGCAGGACTCTTCCATGTCTGAACCCTGAAGAAGATTCTACAGCAGAGCAGACTTGTAGTAGATTGACTCGTGGTGGCAAACGAAAGCTTTTGCAGATAGGTTTCAAGACCAATGAAGAGGCAGGAG agcgcCAGTCTTTTCTAGATCCTGAAGGGCCAACTCAACGTTTCCGTTTCAATTTCCGCATTTGA
- the LOC121234374 gene encoding cytochrome P450 CYP82D47-like isoform X3, with product MDPLLQFLLTLLSCLFALLVCICFQYLRSQIIREKTKKTCTAPQAGGAWPIIGHMHLLGGRQLTHKTLGAMADKYGPVFTIRLGSHRVLVLNSWEMARECFTVHDKVFSTRPSIAASKLLGYDYAMFGFAPYGSYWREMRKIATVELLSNHRLDMLKHIRASEVGTAIKELYQFWVSKGSAESGVLVDMKQWFGDLTQNLALRIVGGKRYFGTNADFDEDEARRFQKVMREFFHLFGVFVLSDAIPFLGWLDLNRYEKRMKRTAKQLDALVGGWLEDHKQKKLSDGKRIEEQDFMDVMLNTLEDAQISGFDADTINKATSLNLILAGSDTTMVTLTWALSLLLNNSDALKKACDELDINVGKDRHVEESDIKDLVYLQAIVKETLRLYPPSPIIGLRAAMEDCTLSAGYHIPADTRLMVNAWKIHRDENIWPNPHEFRPERFLTTHRDMDLRGQNFELIPFGSGRRACPGVSLALQVVHLTLASFLHSFNISKPFNEDVDMTESVGLTNLKATPLEVLVSPRLNFHLLA from the exons ATGGATCCTCTACTCCAATTCCTATTGACTCTGTTGTCTTGCCTCTTTGCTTTGCTAGTATGTATCTGTTTTCAGTACTTGAGAAGCCAAATTATTCGTGAGAAAACGAAAAAGACCTGTACTGCGCCTCAAGCTGGTGGCGCTTGGCCTATTATAGGCCATATGCACCTACTCGGCGGCCGGCAACTGACCCACAAAACACTGGGTGCCATGGCTGACAAATACGGCCCAGTTTTTACTATTAGGTTGGGTTCTCACAGAGTTTTGGTTCTGAATAGTTGGGAAATGGCCAGAGAGTGTTTCACTGTCCATGACAAGGTTTTCTCCACCAGACCGAGCATTGCAGCCTCAAAGTTGTTAGGATATGACTATGCTATGTTTGGGTTTGCTCCATATGGATCATACTGGCGTGAGATGCGCAAGATAGCTACAGTTGAGCTTTTGTCGAATCATCGGCTTGATATGCTGAAGCATATACGAGCTTCAGAGGTGGGAACTGCGATCAAGGAATTGTACCAGTTCTGGGTTAGCAAAGGCAGTGCAGAAAGTGGAGTTCTTGTGGACATGAAGCAATGGTTTGGGGATTTGACACAGAATCTTGCTTTAAGAATCGTTGGAGGTAAGCGATACTTCGGAACCAATGCTgattttgatgaagatgaggcacGTCGCTTTCAGAAAGTGATGAGGGAATTTTTTCATCTGTTTGGTGTGTTTGTGTTGTCTGATGCAATACCGTTTCTGGGGTGGTTGGATTTAAATAGATATGAGAAAAGGATGAAGAGAACTGCAAAACAATTGGACGCTCTAGTTGGAGGGTGGCTGGAGGACCATAAACAGAAGAAGTTGTCAGATGGGAAGAGAATAGAAGAGCAGGATTTTATGGATGTGATGCTCAACACCCTCGAAGATGCCCAGATTTCAGGATTTGATGCTGACACCATCAACAAGGCTACTTCCCTG AATCTAATCTTAGCAGGAAGTGACACCACAATGGTCACTCTCACATGGGCTCTGTCTTTGCTACTCAACAATAGCGATGCACTAAAGAAGGCCTGTGATGAGCTAGACATAAACGTTGGCAAGGATAGACACGTCGAAGAATCCGACATAAAAGACTTGGTCTATCTCCAAGCCATTGTCAAGGAAACACTGCGCCTATACCCACCTAGTCCGATCATTGGTCTTCGTGCTGCCATGGAAGACTGCACCCTCTCAGCCGGTTATCACATTCCGGCCGACACACGGTTAATGGTGAATGCCTGGAAAATTCACCGAGACGAGAACATTTGGCCCAACCCTCACGAATTCAGACCAGAGAGATTCTTGACTACTCACAGGGAC ATGGACCTGAGAGGTCAGAATTTTGAGCTCATTCCTTTCGGCTCAGGAAGGCGAGCTTGTCCAGGGGTCTCCCTAGCTCTTCAAGTGGTGCATTTGACGCTCGCTAGCTTCTTACACAGTTTCAACATTTCTAAGCCATTTAATGAAGATGTGGATATGACAGAGAGCGTTGGCTTGACAAACTTGAAGGCAACCCCGCTTGAAGTTCTCGTCTCTCCACGTCTTAATTTTCATCTCCTTGCGTAA
- the LOC121234374 gene encoding cytochrome P450 CYP82D47-like isoform X1 yields MDPLLQFLLTLLSCLFALLVCICFQYLRSQIIREKTKKTCTAPQAGGAWPIIGHMHLLGGRQLTHKTLGAMADKYGPVFTIRLGSHRVLVLNSWEMARECFTVHDKVFSTRPSIAASKLLGYDYAMFGFAPYGSYWREMRKIATVELLSNHRLDMLKHIRASEVGTAIKELYQFWVSKGSAESGVLVDMKQWFGDLTQNLALRIVGGKRYFGTNADFDEDEARRFQKVMREFFHLFGVFVLSDAIPFLGWLDLNRYEKRMKRTAKQLDALVGGWLEDHKQKKLSDGKRIEEQDFMDVMLNTLEDAQISGFDADTINKATSLNLILAGSDTTMVTLTWALSLLLNNSDALKKACDELDINVGKDRHVEESDIKDLVYLQAIVKETLRLYPPSPIIGLRAAMEDCTLSAGYHIPADTRLMVNAWKIHRDENIWPNPHEFRPERFLTTHRDMDLRGQNFELIPFGSGRRACPGVSLALQVVHLTLASFLHSFNISKPFNEDVDMTESVGLTNLKATPLEVLLYPRLNSHLLA; encoded by the exons ATGGATCCTCTACTCCAATTCCTATTGACTCTGTTGTCTTGCCTCTTTGCTTTGCTAGTATGTATCTGTTTTCAGTACTTGAGAAGCCAAATTATTCGTGAGAAAACGAAAAAGACCTGTACTGCGCCTCAAGCTGGTGGCGCTTGGCCTATTATAGGCCATATGCACCTACTCGGCGGCCGGCAACTGACCCACAAAACACTGGGTGCCATGGCTGACAAATACGGCCCAGTTTTTACTATTAGGTTGGGTTCTCACAGAGTTTTGGTTCTGAATAGTTGGGAAATGGCCAGAGAGTGTTTCACTGTCCATGACAAGGTTTTCTCCACCAGACCGAGCATTGCAGCCTCAAAGTTGTTAGGATATGACTATGCTATGTTTGGGTTTGCTCCATATGGATCATACTGGCGTGAGATGCGCAAGATAGCTACAGTTGAGCTTTTGTCGAATCATCGGCTTGATATGCTGAAGCATATACGAGCTTCAGAGGTGGGAACTGCGATCAAGGAATTGTACCAGTTCTGGGTTAGCAAAGGCAGTGCAGAAAGTGGAGTTCTTGTGGACATGAAGCAATGGTTTGGGGATTTGACACAGAATCTTGCTTTAAGAATCGTTGGAGGTAAGCGATACTTCGGAACCAATGCTgattttgatgaagatgaggcacGTCGCTTTCAGAAAGTGATGAGGGAATTTTTTCATCTGTTTGGTGTGTTTGTGTTGTCTGATGCAATACCGTTTCTGGGGTGGTTGGATTTAAATAGATATGAGAAAAGGATGAAGAGAACTGCAAAACAATTGGACGCTCTAGTTGGAGGGTGGCTGGAGGACCATAAACAGAAGAAGTTGTCAGATGGGAAGAGAATAGAAGAGCAGGATTTTATGGATGTGATGCTCAACACCCTCGAAGATGCCCAGATTTCAGGATTTGATGCTGACACCATCAACAAGGCTACTTCCCTG AATCTAATCTTAGCAGGAAGTGACACCACAATGGTCACTCTCACATGGGCTCTGTCTTTGCTACTCAACAATAGCGATGCACTAAAGAAGGCCTGTGATGAGCTAGACATAAACGTTGGCAAGGATAGACACGTCGAAGAATCCGACATAAAAGACTTGGTCTATCTCCAAGCCATTGTCAAGGAAACACTGCGCCTATACCCACCTAGTCCGATCATTGGTCTTCGTGCTGCCATGGAAGACTGCACCCTCTCAGCCGGTTATCACATTCCGGCCGACACACGGTTAATGGTGAATGCCTGGAAAATTCACCGAGACGAGAACATTTGGCCCAACCCTCACGAATTCAGACCAGAGAGATTCTTGACTACTCACAGGGACATGGACCTGAGAGGTCAGAATTTTGAGCTCATTCCTTTCGGCTCAGGAAGGCGAGCTTGTCCAGGGGTCTCCCTAGCTCTTCAAGTGGTGCATTTGACGCTCGCTAGCTTCTTACACAGTTTCAACATTTCTAAGCCATTTAATGAAGATGTGGATATGACAGAGAGCGTTGGCTTGACAAACTTGAAGGCAACCCCACTTGAAGTTCTTCTCTATCCACGTCTTAATTCTCATCTCCTTGCGTAA
- the LOC121234374 gene encoding cytochrome P450 CYP82D47-like isoform X2 has product MDPLLQFLLTLLSCLFALLVCICFQYLRSQIIREKTKKTCTAPQAGGAWPIIGHMHLLGGRQLTHKTLGAMADKYGPVFTIRLGSHRVLVLNSWEMARECFTVHDKVFSTRPSIAASKLLGYDYAMFGFAPYGSYWREMRKIATVELLSNHRLDMLKHIRASEVGTAIKELYQFWVSKGSAESGVLVDMKQWFGDLTQNLALRIVGGKRYFGTNADFDEDEARRFQKVMREFFHLFGVFVLSDAIPFLGWLDLNRYEKRMKRTAKQLDALVGGWLEDHKQKKLSDGKRIEEQDFMDVMLNTLEDAQISGFDADTINKATSLNLILAGSDTTMVTLTWALSLLLNNSDALKKACDELDINVGKDRHVEESDIKDLVYLQAIVKETLRLYPPSPIIGLRAAMEDCTLSAGYHIPADTRLMVNAWKIHRDENIWPNPHEFRPERFLTTHRDMDLRGQNFELIPFGSGRRACPGVSLALQVVHLTLASFLHSFNISKPFNEDVDMTESVGLTNLKATPLEVLVSPRLNFHLLA; this is encoded by the exons ATGGATCCTCTACTCCAATTCCTATTGACTCTGTTGTCTTGCCTCTTTGCTTTGCTAGTATGTATCTGTTTTCAGTACTTGAGAAGCCAAATTATTCGTGAGAAAACGAAAAAGACCTGTACTGCGCCTCAAGCTGGTGGCGCTTGGCCTATTATAGGCCATATGCACCTACTCGGCGGCCGGCAACTGACCCACAAAACACTGGGTGCCATGGCTGACAAATACGGCCCAGTTTTTACTATTAGGTTGGGTTCTCACAGAGTTTTGGTTCTGAATAGTTGGGAAATGGCCAGAGAGTGTTTCACTGTCCATGACAAGGTTTTCTCCACCAGACCGAGCATTGCAGCCTCAAAGTTGTTAGGATATGACTATGCTATGTTTGGGTTTGCTCCATATGGATCATACTGGCGTGAGATGCGCAAGATAGCTACAGTTGAGCTTTTGTCGAATCATCGGCTTGATATGCTGAAGCATATACGAGCTTCAGAGGTGGGAACTGCGATCAAGGAATTGTACCAGTTCTGGGTTAGCAAAGGCAGTGCAGAAAGTGGAGTTCTTGTGGACATGAAGCAATGGTTTGGGGATTTGACACAGAATCTTGCTTTAAGAATCGTTGGAGGTAAGCGATACTTCGGAACCAATGCTgattttgatgaagatgaggcacGTCGCTTTCAGAAAGTGATGAGGGAATTTTTTCATCTGTTTGGTGTGTTTGTGTTGTCTGATGCAATACCGTTTCTGGGGTGGTTGGATTTAAATAGATATGAGAAAAGGATGAAGAGAACTGCAAAACAATTGGACGCTCTAGTTGGAGGGTGGCTGGAGGACCATAAACAGAAGAAGTTGTCAGATGGGAAGAGAATAGAAGAGCAGGATTTTATGGATGTGATGCTCAACACCCTCGAAGATGCCCAGATTTCAGGATTTGATGCTGACACCATCAACAAGGCTACTTCCCTG AATCTAATCTTAGCAGGAAGTGACACCACAATGGTCACTCTCACATGGGCTCTGTCTTTGCTACTCAACAATAGCGATGCACTAAAGAAGGCCTGTGATGAGCTAGACATAAACGTTGGCAAGGATAGACACGTCGAAGAATCCGACATAAAAGACTTGGTCTATCTCCAAGCCATTGTCAAGGAAACACTGCGCCTATACCCACCTAGTCCGATCATTGGTCTTCGTGCTGCCATGGAAGACTGCACCCTCTCAGCCGGTTATCACATTCCGGCCGACACACGGTTAATGGTGAATGCCTGGAAAATTCACCGAGACGAGAACATTTGGCCCAACCCTCACGAATTCAGACCAGAGAG ATTCTTGACTACTCACAGGGACATGGACCTGAGAGGTCAGAATTTTGAGCTCATTCCTTTCGGCTCAGGAAGGCGAGCTTGTCCAGGGGTCTCCCTAGCTCTTCAAGTGGTGCATTTGACGCTCGCTAGCTTCTTACACAGTTTCAACATTTCTAAGCCATTTAATGAAGATGTGGATATGACAGAGAGCGTTGGCTTGACAAACTTGAAGGCAACCCCGCTTGAAGTTCTCGTCTCTCCACGTCTTAATTTTCATCTCCTTGCGTAA